gtgtgaatactttctgaaggctctgtgcaTCCTATAAGGAAACATCAATCAAATCCACCACCGCACCTCAGACACCCTCAAATGAAATTTCTCCTTTCTAAAAACGTATCTTGGCTTCAATATAGCATAATGCTGAAATAATGTTTATTTGTGTATATGTTTctaattatttattatattatttgcCAATCATTATTTGTCCAtctttaatcttttatttttaattggccagtctgagttgtggctttttctttgcaactctgcctagaaggccagcatcacggagtcgcctcttcactgttgacgttgagactggtgttttgcagggtactatttaatgaaactgccagtttgactgtttctcaaactagacactctaatgtacttgtcttcttgctcagttgtgcaccggggcctcccactcctctctctattctggttagcgccagtttgcaCTGTCTGTGAAGGGactagtacacagcgttgtatgcaggatcttcagtttcttggcaaattTCCcaaggaatagccttcatttctcagaacaggaAAAAGACTGATGAaattcagaagaaagttatttgtttctggccattttgagcctgtaatcgagacccacaaatgctgatgctccagatactcaactagtctaaagaaggccagttgtatttcttctttaaatcagaacaacagttttcagctgtgctaacataatttctaatgatcaattagccatttaaaatgataaacttggattagctaacacaacatgccattggaacacaggagtgatggttgctgataatgggtctctgtacctccctctgtagatattccattcaaaatcagccgtttccagctacaacagtcatttacaacattaacaatgtctacactgtatttctgatcaatttgatgttattttaatgaatttctttctttcccaaacttttgaacggttgtgtatatgtatgtatatttatgttgtgttACACAGCATTTGAAAAAGAGACCTAGACCTCAATATGTCTTCCGTGTTAAAATGTAACATAAAAATAAACCGTCTGTTTTCACTGTTTCATTCTTACGCAATTCATGCATCTCCgctggcctctctctcttccaaccTCCTGTATTCCTCTCAACCAGTAGCCCAATCATGTCCCAGAAGTAGCCACCTACAGTAGTTCTGTCACCTACTTTTAGCCCAAGCATGTCCCAAGTAGCCACCTACAGTAGTTCTGTCACCTACTTTTAGCCCAATCATGTCCCAGAAGTAGCAAACTACAGTAGTTCTGTCACCTACTTTTAGCCCAATCATGTCCCAGAAGTAGCCAACTACAGTAGTTCTGTCACCTACTTTTAGCCCAATCATGTCCCAGAAGTAGCCACCTACAGTAGTTCTGTCACCTATTTTTAGCCCAAGCATGTCCCACAAGTAGCCAACTACAGTAGTTCTGTCACCTACTTTTAGCCCAAGCATGTCCCAGAAGTAGCCAACTACAGTAGTTCTGTCACCTACTTTAGCCCAATCATGTCCCAGAAGTAGCCAACTACAGTAGTTCTGTCACCTACTTTTAGCCCAATCATGTCCCAGAAGTAGCCAACTACAGTAGTTCTGTCACCTACTTTTAGCCCAATCATGTCCCAGAAGTAGCAAACTACAGTAGTTCTGGCACCTACTTTTAGCCCAATCATGTCCCAGCTCAATCATGTCCCAGAAGTAGCAAACTACAGTAGTTCTGTCACCTACATTTAGCCCAATCATGTCCCAGAAGTAGCAAACTACAGTAGTTCTGGCACCTACTTTTAGCCCAATCATGTCCCAGAAGTAGCAAACTACAGTAGGTCTGTCACCTACTTTTagcaataaataaatatgtatgtatatatatattagaggGGAAAAGTACCTTCCTCTTACTGGACATAAAATAGGCTTCAGGCTCCAGCGCTCACAATGAACTGGTGGGGAAGTTTGAAGGGCGAGAGCTTCTCTGGTGTGACTGGTCACATTGGCTGGTGATAAACATGCAATAAATGGACTGTTCATAATTGAAGGCCTGTGTCTTTGGCAATGACAAGGATTGGCAATGAGTGGAATATTAGCTAAAGAGACTGGTATCCAGGGTTATGTCTAACAGCAAGTGCTCTCTTTTGATAGTTTTGGTGAGGTCGGGGTCTGTTCTCACCACCAGAGTGTTTCCGCAGGCGCCCTCCTTGCGCTCCACCTGGTACCATACCATGCCGCCACGCTCTTCGTGAGCGTTACACCGGGGTCGGCCAGGTTAGCGGTGGTGGCGTCCAGACCAGCGGCCTCCAGGTTAGTCCTGTTGAGACCCACCTGTACCAGGCTCCGCCCACATACTACCTCTGGGTGCAGCAAAACAGGCTGATCtgtaagagaggaagagagagacagagggatgagaaaCAGGCTGATCTgtaagagatgaagagagagagacagagggatgagaaaCGGGCTGAtctgtaagagagggagagagagggatgagaaacaGGCTGATCtgtaagagaggaagagagagacagagggatgagaaaCAGGCTGAtctggaagagaggaagagagagacagagggatgagaaaCAGGCTGATctataaagagaggaagagagagacagagggatgagaaaCAGGCTGATCtgtaagagaggaagagagagacaaagggatgAGAAACAGGCTGAtctggaagagaggaagagagagacagagggatgagaaaATAAAGACAACAGAAAATAAGTTATTCAAGAACCCAAAATGAAAAGAAGGAATTACAAATGATCATATAAACTCTTCGAAAAAGGGTTCCAAAgaggttcttcggctgtccccataagagaaccctgtgaagaaccctttttggttccaggtagaaccctttttggttccaggcaggggttctacttggaacccaatagggttctacctggaaccaaaatggttaTAGCtggcaccaaaaagggttcttgacagggttctcttatggggacagccgaagaaccattttaggttctagatagcacctgttTTCTAGAGAGTACAGTACATAGGTCCTCAAACAGGTGTTTTCTGAGAACTCACCTGGCCTCTCACACCGCCAAGTGACCCCATCGGTGCTCACGCAGGTCTCCCCGCTCTGCAGGTACCACACATTGCTTTTGGCGTAGTCGTGGCAAcctgtgactgtgttgttgttgtggtgcgATTGTTCTCTACTGGCATTTCTGTAGATGTGACTGGTTTTGGTGTTGTGGTGGGAGCTGACACATCTGGAACAAGGAGTTAAACAGGAGACACAGTTATGAGGAACATTCATCGCTCATGTTTTGAAAGAACTAGTATGCTGGTATTACCAGAATCAatatgaatgaatggatgaataTGCTGAGTACTGTTAATATCCAGGGCCATAAGAAAAACATCAAGGTGTATATAACCAGCTGATGAATGACTAAGTAGTAAACAGTTTAAAAATACAATAACTTCAATTCAAAAGGCAGAACAACATCAACAAGCCCCACTCAGAACTTGGCAAAGCAGCAGGCGAAACCTTACATGCACAATAGGCGAAGTAGCACCCGGGAGGCATGACGAACTTGTACACAAAGTAGTTCCCAGGGCATGCCTTGACGTGGATGGGCTGAGACTGCACCCAGCAGCAGTCCCCATTGAAGCTGGCGCAGACTGCACTCTGGACAATTTCATCCACCTGCTGGGGGAGGAAACGCCAGCCACAAGGGAGCCTGGGTGCCGCACTGGAAGGAATCCACGCACTTGTCCGGCATGGACACGCTCTGGTGCCGATGAACATGCGGTAATAGCCGTCCCAGCGGACGTTGCGGTCGCAGTGCCTGTTGCCCGTGGTTGTTGGTGGAACGCCAGGCGTCGTTCAGGACCGTGTAGATCTTACAGGGGTTGGAGCACTGCTGGATGCCGGCGACCGTGATGCAGTCCTCCCCGTCGGCGCACTCGTTGAAGCCGCAGCTGAACCGGACATGGGCAAGGTTGGTGTTGGAGGTGGGGTAGGAGCGGCGGACACGGCGAGGGGCGTGGTGGTGGTCGGCGGTGGCGGTGTGGCCAGGTAAACAGATGAGGCCGTCTCCGGAGAAGCCCTTCTTACAGGTGCATGTGATGTCACCTGCCATGGGCGAGGTGTGGCAGACGGCTTGTTCGTGACACGCCCGCAGCTGGTGACAATCGTATCTGTGGGAATTTGGGAATATATGAGTTCATCGTCTTTTAGGTTGAGGTATCAGTGTGTGGTGGGTTATAtaatattatactgtataaaacactTAACACAcaatccaatttgtaagtcgctctggataagagcgtctgctaaatgacttaaatgtaaatgtaaatgtacctgagGTGTCCAgctgttgatttattaaatatatagtatatatgtgTGTACCTGAGGTATGTCCAGCTGTTGatgtattaaatatatagtatatatgtgTGTACCTGAGGTATGTCAGCTGTTGatgtattaaatatatagtaTATTTGTGTGTACCTGAGGTATGTCCAgctgttgatttattaaatatatagTATATTTGTGTGTACCTGAAGGTATGTCCAGCTGTTGatgtattaaatatatagtatatatgtgTGTACCTGAGGTATGTCCAGCTGTTGATGTATTAAATATAGTATATTTGTGTGTACCTGAGGTATGTCCAGCTGCTGatgtattaaatatatagtaTATTTGTGTGTACCTGAGGTATGTCCAGCTGTTGatgtattaaatatatagtatatatgtgTGTACCTGAGGTATGTCCAgctgttgatttattaaatatatagTATATTTGTGTGTACCTGAGGTATGTCCAGCTGTTGatgtattaaatatatagtaTATTTGTGTGTACCTGAGGACGTCCAGCGCTGGACAGAACCAGTAGAGGCACCAGCAGAGCCACCAGGATCATCCTCATCAACACTAGTTACTTCTACAGGGGCAGAAACGGGGAACACAACCTGAAGGAAAATACACTTATTATATTAATCCACATTTTACATCTACTGGAACGTCAGGCACGTTTAAATGCAAGTTTGACCTGATTTAATTTGACTGTATCTATACAGGTCATCCTATGGTgataaaacacattttattttctGTCACAAGACTGCAATAAACCCCATTACAAAACATCTAATACAATAATAGATATTAAGCATGGACACACATTCTCTGGAGGATATTATAACATCTAATACAATAATAGATATTAAGCATGGACACACATTCTCTAGAGGATATTATAACATCTAATACAATAATAGATATTAAGCATGGACACACATTCTCTGGAGGATATTATAACATCTAATACAATAATAGATATTAAGCATGGACACACATTCTCTAGAGGATATTATAACATCTAATACAATAGTAGATATTAAGCATGGACACACTTCTCTAGAGGATATTATAACATCTAATACAATAATAGATATTAAGCATGGACACACATTCTCTGGAGGATATTATAACATTTCAAACTCAGTGCAGGTATATTAATTTCACCAAACCAAAAATAACTTTGTTTAACCATACAGTATGAATAGTGATCTGAGAGGAGTACTGACTTACCAAATGTTGATGCTGACTGCTGGAACCACCTGTAAACGAGGCATTTATACACTGGTTATCGGGGAGGGGGGGAAGCAGGTCACATTGTGCAATATTCCCAGGGACAAGACCTTAGCCTGGGTCCCAGTCTTTTCAGCTctcattccactccttgtcatGATAAACTGTTTGGCAATGACCCTGAGTAAAGGAGTGAAATGTCAGACAAAACTGACTGGATTTCAGACTAACAATAAGTGTGGAAGAGGTTGAATGACAACTATAGATCCCAACTACAGTAtcatcttaatttgatcactctgttgttgCTGAACATTTCCCAGTGTATTAagaaggcttctaaagtttgtcatttccactcaGAAATATCAGACTTGATTTTAttttacaaaaaatgtatcaacccctaatTATAATCCACGTAGTCATTCACattttctgttgctgcaggattattttccttctgtagcaaactggctcaaattacgatcctacatctgtatcatCGTTGAAATGTAAGGAATGCATAACCATAAAACCCTGGGGTGTGGTTAAGGTAAAGTCTATATGCTCTGTTGGGTGGCGGCAGATACAATGGATGTTTTCAAACTAATTAAGTGACAGGGCAAGTGGCtagtggctggtggctggtggctggtggctggtggctggtggctggtggctggtggtggctggtgggtggtgggtggtggctggtggctggtggctgggtggtgggtggctggtggctggtggctggtgggtggtgggtggtggctggtggctggtggctgggtggtgggtggctggtggctggtggctggtgggtggtggctggtggctggtggctggtggctggtggctggtggctggtggctggtggtgggtggtggctggtggctggtggctggtggctggtggctggtggctggtggctggtggctggtggctggtggctgggtggTGGGTGGCTGGTGGCAAGTGGCTggtgggtggtggctggtggctggtggctggtggctggtgggtggtgggtggtggctggtggctgggtggctggtggctggtgggtggtggctggtgggctggtggctggtggctggtggctggtggctgggtggctgggtggctggtggctggtggctggtggctggtggctgggtggctggtggctggtgggtggtggctgggtggctggtggctggtggctggtggctggtggctgggtggctggtggctggtggctgggtggctgggtggctggtggctggtgggtggtggctgggtggctggtggctggtgggtggtggctggtggctggtggctgggtggctggtggctgggtggctgggtggctggtggctggtggctggtggctggtggctggtggctgggtggctggtggctggtggctgggtggctggtggctggtggctgggtggctggtggctggtggctgggtggctggtggctggtggctggtggctggtgggtggtggtggtggctggtggctgggtggctggtggctggtgggtggtgggtggtggctggtggctgggtggctggtgggtggtggctggtggctggtggctggtggctgggtggctggtggctgggtggctgggtggctggtgggtggtgggtggtggctggtggctggtgggtggtggctggtggctggtggctggtggctggtggctggtggctggtgggtgGGTGGCATTAGGTCAACACCGTGTGATTAATGAGGTAAATAATGCCTCACAATATCCCAGAGAACCACTTAACATTTGGCTGACTTCTTACCTCTCGGGCTCTGTTATAAAGACCATGTGTCATGGGTTGCTGGTGCTATTGGATAGGCCAACACCCTTGTTTTAATGTCATTTCCACCCTCTTCCATCAGTTTTTCAATCAGTTTATTTGTCTTATGTTTGCACTGTAGATGTCTGTTTCAACTGTGCAGTATTTCAATCTGTTTTCTGTTGTTTGTATGtactatatacactgctcaaaaaataaagggaacactaaaataacatatcctagatctgaatgaattaaatagtcttattaaatacttttttctttacatagttgaatgtgctgacaacaaaatcacacaaaattatcaatggaaatcaaatttatcaacccatggaggtctggatttggagtcacactcaaaattaaagtggaaaaacaCTAcgggctgatccaactttgatgtaatgtccttaaaacaagtcaaaatgaggctcagtagtgtgtgtggcctccacgtgcctgtatgacctccctacaatgcctgggcatgctcctaatgaggtggtggatggtctcctgaggatctcctcccagacctggactaaagcatccaccaactcctggacagtctgtggtgcaatgtggcgttggtggatggagcaagacatgatgtcccagatgtgctcaattggattcaggtctggggaacgggcaggacagtccatagcatcaatgccttcctcttgcaggaactgctgacacactccagccacatgaggtctagcattgtcttgcattaggaggaacccagggccaaccggcatatggtctcacaaggggtctgaagatctcatctcggtacctaatggcagtcaggctacctctggggAGCACATGgaaggctgtgcggccccccaacgAAATGCcaacccacaccatgactgacccaccgccaaaccggtcatgctggaggatgttgcaggcagcagaacgttctccacggtgtctccagactctgtcacgtctgtcacatgtgctcagtgtgaacgtgctttcatctgtgaagagcacagggcgccagtggcgaatttgccaatcttggtgttctctggcaaatgaaaacatcctgcacggtgttgggctgtaagcacaaccccaccTGTGGACGCCGGGCCCTCAttccaccctcatggagtctgtttttgaccgtttgagcagacacatgcacatttgtggcctgctggaggtcattttgcagggctctggcagtgctcctcctgctcctccttgcacaaaggcggaggtagcggtcctgctgctgggttgttgccctcctacggcctcctccacgtctcctgatgtactggcctgtctcctggtagcgcctccatgctctggacactacgctgacagacacagcaaaccttcttgccacagctcgcattgatgtgccatcctggatgagctgcactacctgagccacttgtgtgggttgtagactccgtctcatgctacactaaagtgaaagcaccgccagcattcaaaagtgaccaaaacatcagccaggaagcataggaactgagaagtggtctgtggtccccacctgcagaaccactcctttattgggggtgtcttgctaaatgcctataatttccacctgttgtctattccatttgcacaacagcatgtgaaatttattgtcaatcagtgttgctttcttaagtggacagtttgatttcacaaaagtgtgattgacttggagttacattgtgttgtttaagtgttccctttatttttttgagcagtgtatatatgctTCTTTCGACCTGGCCATGCTTTCGGATACACCCTAGCTGGATAACCATTGTCCCATTTTTATCAATCATTTTTTTTTGTCTTCTGTTTGTGATATAGATATGCCTGTTTCAACTGTGCCGTGCTGACAGATAGGCTACCTCTAAGTGTTCTTGACATTGTTCCCTTTATCTTTAAGTTTTTTGTCTTCTGTTTGTATTATAGATATGCCTGTTTCAACTCTCACGTAATACATCTCCATTTAGTCACGCTGAATCAGCGGATGAATAACAAGAAAAGATCTGACCTGATCCCTTTGTCTTATTCCAAACCCTTTTCTCTTTGCTCTAGATGACCAACAATAGCCAGTTGTCACCATGGTGACATCATATCAACTATTCACACTGAGGGAAAGGTGACCTGTTCCCACTCATCTAAACACagactcaaatggcaccctattccctatatagtgcactacttttgtttactaagatggtcaaaagtagtgcactaaatagggaatagggtgccataaatagggaatagggtgtcatttgaaaCGGAGCCATAGTGTTCCACAGGCATTATCCCTCTCTCTATGGCTTATAGACGATACAGCAAGTTTTGCTATTTGTTTTAGTGTTAAGTCACTTCTACATGCCTGAACAATTTGAGAGCTTGGTATTTAATGTTTAGAGTCCCTGGGAATCCATGAGTATGAAGTTGGCATATGCTTAAAAAAATGTCTCCATCAAAAAATGTCTCCATAAGGGAATACAAATAACATTAAGCCTTAGTAAATAACATACTCAACACCTTAGCAACGAGCCTAAAACCAAATATGGTCATATCAGGAAGTCTACTTGATGAAGAAGGAAGCAAACCCTCAATGCTTTAGATCCTGCTGTTTAGTCAAGTTAAGTGTgaaactgtcacgacttccgccgaagtcggtccctctccttgttcgggagtGGCGTTCGGTCGaggtcaccggccttctagccacctCTGATCCactttttcattttccatttgtttcgtcttacacctggtttcaatcccctaATTACTTGTTCATTGTTTAACCCTCtgcccccatgtttgtttgtgagtaattGTTTGTATGTAAGACGGTCCGTTATGTGGGCTCGCTTTATTGTATTATATTTGTCTATTTTGAGTAAATTACGTTTATTTACTCACATCTgctgtcctgcacctgactcctctACACACAGAGCACATTACAGAAACAATAAgtagaaaataataaagaaaataaaAGACAGGAACAAGATTAAATTATATCAGATTCTCTGTTTACAGGTGttgtatcttaatttgatcagttTCTCACAACAGGAAAATAATACCGCAGCAACAGGAAATACTAATTATTGTGTGGCTTATATTTAAATTGACacttttgtaggggttgatatttTTTTAGTTAGAGCAAATTAAGTCTGAAATGTTCAagggaaattacaaactttagatgCCTTTTTAAACTTTGAATACATGAGACATGTGCATTTCCTGCAACAAcaaggtgatcaaattaagatttaACATCTGTAACCCTAACTCTGCTTCgccaacagaccagaccaagaGATAACAGAGAACATACATTGATATAATGACACAAGACTGATATAATAGTAAGTTTCACTTTATTATCTAATAATCATTAAGATACAGAAGCTCTCTGCTGTCCCATTGCAGTGCTGTTTGGTTCACTCTGGCCCTTTGGTCCCTAGAAGACAAACAGTGCAAAGAGAAGGTTActagtgaggggtgtgtgtgtatgtgtgtgtatgactgcTCACAAGTTACTTTTGAGGTGAGTGTGATGATATCAAAAATACTCACAGGTGATTGGTCCGATGGTAAGGGGCTTTTGGGAGGCCGAGGTGGAGACAGAGCGGGATATTCTTCTACCACAGTTCTGAGGAGAGAGACCAAAGACAGTCAGAGAGAACTGACCttgaggagagagaccagggagacaccagacactgaggc
The Oncorhynchus keta strain PuntledgeMale-10-30-2019 unplaced genomic scaffold, Oket_V2 Un_contig_3342_pilon_pilon, whole genome shotgun sequence DNA segment above includes these coding regions:
- the LOC127923900 gene encoding uromodulin-like; its protein translation is MAGDITCTCKKGFSGDGLICLPGHTATADHHHAPRRVRRSYPTSNTNLAHVRFSCGFNECADGEDCITVAGIQQCSNPCKIYTVLNDAWRSTNNHGQQALRPQRPLGRLLPHVHRHQSVSMPDKCVDSFQCGTQAPLWLAFPPPAGG